A genomic region of Zea mays cultivar B73 chromosome 6, Zm-B73-REFERENCE-NAM-5.0, whole genome shotgun sequence contains the following coding sequences:
- the LOC100272852 gene encoding Probable 2-oxoglutarate-dependent dioxygenase AOP1.2-like has product MGGEAKKLPRIDFSEVDPSAPGGQAWGTARGEVMDALATFGCFEAHYPALAPRLRAELFEGAVRPLFALSADAKRRNCYGADRPFHGYLGDVPGFPGYESLAIVDGTKDESVRGFARLMWPDGGDNSDSFCGTVVEAAQRIFQLEEAVRRMVMEGLGVAKHHDALSASMWHLFRMSEYKAPNAAEKVVRYGAHQDTNWLSVVCQHEVAGLEMQSRGGEWIVVQPSPTSLVFMVGNELRAWTNDRLYAPFHRITVAGDVPRYSAMLFSVPSFQVQVADELVDDEHPPRFKPHDNNDFVCFCVSEEGALHQDKLKAFCGV; this is encoded by the exons ATGGGCGgcgaggcgaagaagctccccaGGATCGACTTCTCCGAGGTGGACCCGTCTGCGCCGGGCGGCCAGGCATGGGGCACGGCGCGCGGCGAGGTGATGGACGCGCTGGCCACCTTCGGCTGCTTCGAGGCGCACTACCCGGCTCTGGCCCCTAGGCTCCGGGCCGAGCTCTTCGAAGGCGCCGTAAGGCCGCTCTTCGCGCTGTCCGCCGACGCCAAGCGCCGCAACTGCTACGGCGCCGATAGGCCGTTCCACGGCTACCTTGGCGACGTCCCGGGGTTCCCTGGCTACGAGAGCCTCGCCATCGTGGACGGCACCAAGGACGAGTCCGTCCGCGGCTTCGCCCGCCTCATGTGGCCCGACGGCGGCGACAACAGCGACAGTTTCTG CGGTACTGTCGTTGAGGCGGCGCAGCGGATCTTCCAGCTGGAGGAGGCCGTGCGGCGGATGGTGATGGAAGGGCTCGGGGTGGCCAAGCACCACGACGCGCTGAGCGCGTCCATGTGGCACCTGTTCCGGATGTCGGAGTACAAGGCGCCCAACGCCGCGGAGAAGGTGGTCAGGTACGGGGCGCATCAGGACACCAACTGGCTCAGCGTCGTCTGCCAGCACGAGGTGGCCGGGCTGGAGATGCAGAGCAGGGGTGGCGAGTGGATCGTCGTCCAGCCGTCGCCCACGTCGCTGGTTTTCATGGTCGGCAACGAGCTCCGG GCATGGACGAACGACCGTCTATATGCTCCATTCCACCGGATCACCGTCGCTGGGGACGTCCCCAGATACTCCGCGATGCTGTTCTCGGTCCCCAGCTTCCAGGTTCAGGTGGCAGACGAGCTCGTGGACGACGAACACCCTCCCCGTTTCAAGCCCCATGACAACAACGACTTCGTCTGCTTCTGCGTTTCCGAAGAAGGCGCTCTCCATCAAGATAAACTCAAGGCCTTCTGTGGAGTGTAA
- the LOC103630767 gene encoding uncharacterized protein LOC103630767 produces MEAEAFPIRFTRGVRAYWRRHKYHRLAGGADGKQPRSRQLGSGGGGARVRRRVRVLLAGPRRALARARDAYVGGMLALGRRASALALPGAVEALWAKRVPRHKQQQQQLPAPGKPTEFEQRLIFEIYKSIVASKELTTMLHSSAAHLPPAASAAGLPSTHLLDM; encoded by the coding sequence ATGGAAGCGGAGGCGTTCCCGATACGGTTCACGCGGGGCGTGCGCGCCTACTGGCGGCGCCACAAGTACCACCGCCTGGCGGGCGGCGCCGACGGCAAGCAGCCCCGCTCGCGGCAGCTGggctccggcggcggcggcgcgcgcgtgcGGCGGCGGGTGCGCGTGCTCCTGGCGGGCCCGCGGCGCGCGCTGGCGCGGGCGCGGGACGCGTACGTGGGCGGCATGCTGGCGCTGGGCAGGCGCGCGTCGGCGCTCGCGCTGCCGGGCGCCGTCGAGGCGCTCTGGGCCAAGCGGGTGCCGCGCcacaagcagcagcagcagcagctcccGGCGCCCGGCAAGCCCACGGAGTTCGAGCAGCGCCTCATCTTCGAGATCTACAAGTCCATCGTCGCGTCCAAGGAGCTCACCACCATGCTCCACTCCTCCGCCGCGCACCTGCCGCCCGCCGCCTCTGCGGCGGGCCTCCCGTCCACGCACCTCCTCGACATGTGA
- the LOC109940240 gene encoding protein CHUP1, chloroplastic: protein MLVRLGFVVVASVAALTLQRANSGARHSKDYVQARKRKDKANNSEHGEKEEEKEEVKTISGIINSARSLGDDDDDMLSEIESLLSGDIDIPIPSDRFDVNGRSRYNNAYMANEASEIEKLRSLVREMEEREAKLEGELLEYYGMKEMETDIAELQKQLKIKTAEINMLNDTINSLQAERKKLQDDVACGEVANKELEAARGKIKELQRQIQLEAGQTKGQLMLLKQQVIGLKAKEEEAGKKEAEVQRKLKKLRELEVEVLELRRKNKELLYEKRDLIVKLDAAEGKITESDVVANAREEINKLRHTNEDLTKQVEGLQMNRFSEVEELVYLRWVNACLRFELRNYQTPSGKVSARDLNRTLSPKSQERAKQLMLEYAGSERGQGDTDLESVVSSMPSSPGSEDFDNMSIDSSSSRYSFLSKRSNLMQKFKRWGRSKDDSSSLASSISGSPRRKPKGPLEALMLKNAGDGTAITTYGKRDPNDVLDDENVASSFQLMSKTVEGFADEKYPAYKDRHKLATEREKAIKEKAGQARAQRFGGGHSSALISSPKGALPPKLAQIKERSPAANAESSEQSSDNQNNTLVVSQMKLANVEKRATRVPRPPPPRSTAASGATSIASGVQTPRAPGAPPPPPPPPGKVGGPPPPPPPPGALPRNLGGGDKVHRAPEIVEFYQSLMKREAKRETSLGSISSNVSDARSNMIGEIENRSTFLLAVKADVETQGEFVESLANEVRAASFINIDDVVAFVNWLDEELSFLVDERAVLKHFDWPESKTDAIREAAFEYQDLIKLQNRVSTFTDDPQLACEEALKKMYSLLEKVEQSVYALLRTRDMTVSRYKEYGIPFDWLSDSGVVGKIKVASVQLANKYMKRVASELDALEGTEKEPNREFLLLQGVRFAFRVHQFAGGFDAESMKAFEELRSKMTTQASAPPISQG, encoded by the exons ATGCTTGTGAGATTAGGCTTTGTCGTTGTAGCCTCCGTCGCAGCTTTAACTCTTCAGAGAGCTAACAGTGGGGCCAGGCACAGCAAAG ACTATGTCCAAGCAAGGAAAAGGAAGGATAAGGCTAACAATTCTGAACAT ggggagaaagaagaagagaaggaaGAGGTTAAAACAATCAGCGGCATAATCAACTCAGCCCGCTCGCTaggcgatgacgacgatgatatgCTTTCCGAGATCGAAAGCCTCCTATCAGGAGACATTGACATCCCTATACCAAGCGATCGCTTCGACGTTAATGGACGGTCACGGTACAACAACGCTTACATGGCTAACGAGGCCTCTGAGATAGAGAAGCTGCGCAGCCTGGTGAGGGAAATGGAAGAGAGAGAGGCGAAGCTTGAGGGCGAGCTGCTAGAGTACTATGGAATGAAGGAAATGGAGACTGACATCGCCGAACTGCAAAAGCAGCTCAAGATCAAGACAGCGGAGATCAACATGCTCAACGACACCATAAACTCACTGCAGGCGGAGCGGAAGAAGCTGCAAGATGACGTTGCATGTGGAGAGGTTGCCAATAAAGAGCTTGAAGCGGCTAGAGGCAAGATCAAGGAGCTGCAGCGGCAGATACAGCTAGAAGCAGGCCAGACAAAGGGTCAGCTGATGTTGCTGAAACAACAGGTCATCGGATTGAAGGCCAAGGAGGAAGAGGCGGGGAAAAAGGAAGCTGAGGTTCAACggaagctgaagaagctcagggAGTTGGAAGTGGAGGTACTTGAGCTAAGGAGGAAGAACAAGGAGTTGTTGTATGAGAAGAGAGATCTCATTGTGAAGTTGGATGCAGCTGAAGGGAAAATAACTGAG AGTGATGTAGTTGCCAATGCAAGAGAAGAGATAAACAAGCTGAGGCATACAAATGAGGACCTCACAAAGCAAGTGGAAGGCCTACAGATGAACAGGTTCAGTGAAGTAGAGGAGTTGGTATACCTGCGCTGGGTCAATGCCTGTCTGAGATTCGAGCTCCGCAATTATCAGACTCCATCAGGGAAGGTCTCTGCACGTGATCTTAACAGGACACTGAGCCCCAAATCACAGGAGAGGGCCAAACAACTGATGTTGGAGTACGCAGGATCTGAACGGGGTCAGGGTGACACAGACCTTGAGAGTGTTGTTTCTTCAATGCCTTCTTCACCTGGAAGCGAAGACTTTGACAACATGTCAATTGACAGTTCTTCCAGCAGATACAGCTTCCTAAGCAAAAGGTCTAATCTGATGCAAAAATTCAAAAGGTGGGGAAGGAGCAAGGATGACAGCAGTAGTTTAGCCTCCTCCATCAGTGGCTCTCCAAGGAGGAAACCAAAGGGCCCACTGGAAGCTCTAATGCTAAAAAACGCTGGAGATGGTACAGCCATAACAACATACGGAAAGAGGGATCCCAATGATGTCTTGGATGACGAAAATGTCGCGTCCTCATTCCAATTGATGTCCAAGACAGTTGAAGGTTTTGCTGATGAGAAGTATCCTGCTTACAAAGATAGGCACAAACTTGCAACTGAACGGGAGAAGGCTATAAAAGAGAAGGCTGGGCAAGCAAGAGCACAAAGGTTTGGTGGTGGCCACAGTTCAGCTCTAATTTCCTCTCCAAAAGGTGCACTCCCTCCAAAACTTGCTCAAATTAAGGAGAGATCCCCTGCAGCTAATGCTGAATCCAGTGAGCAATCCAGTGACAACCAAAACAACACCCTGGTGGTGAGCCAGATGAAGCTTGCCAACGTTGAGAAGAGAGCAACAAGAGTTCCCAGACCACCTCCCCCTCGATCAACCGCTGCTTCAGGGGCTACCAGTATTGCAAGTGGAGTACAAACGCCACGGGCACCAGGtgcaccacctcctccaccaccacctccagGGAAAGTTGGTGGCCCACCGCCACCACCGCCACCTCCAGGTGCTCTACCAAGGAACCTTGGCGGGGGTGACAAGGTACACCGTGCGCCGGAGATTGTAGAGTTCTATCAAAGTCTCATGAAGCGTGAAGCAAAAAGGGAGACATCTTTAGGGTCAATATCATCCAATGTATCTGATGCCAGAAGTAATATGATTGGAGAGATTGAGAACAGATCAACATTCCTCTTAGCT GTAAAAGCTGATGTGGAGACACAAGGAGAATTTGTTGAATCTCTAGCAAATGAGGTCCGAGCAgcaagcttcataaatattgatGACGTTGTTGCATTTGTAAATTGGTTGGATGAGGAGTTGTCTTTCTTG GTTGATGAGAGAGCAGTGCTAAAACATTTTGATTGGCCAGAGAGCAAAACAGATGCAATAAGAGAAGCAGCTTTTGAGTACCAGGATCTGATAAAGCTACAGAACAGGGTTTCAACCTTTACCGATGATCCACAACTTGCGTGTGAAGAAGCTCtcaagaagatgtattctttgctTGAAAA AGTGGAGCAGAGTGTCTATGCACTACTCCGTACAAGAGACATGACCGTCTCACGCTACAAGGAGTACGGGATCCCATTTGACTGGCTGTCAGATTCTGGAGTAGTTGGCAAG ATCAAAGTGGCATCTGTCCAGCTTGCAAACAAGTATATGAAGAGGGTTGCCTCAGAACTTGATGCATTAGAAGGCACTGAGAAAGAGCCCAATAGAGAGTTTTTGCTTCTCCAGGGTGTGAGGTTCGCTTTCCGGGTTCATCAG TTTGCTGGGGGCTTTGATGCAGAAAGCATGAAAGCTTTTGAAGAGCTAAGAAGCAAGATGACCACACAGGCATCTGCTCCACCAATATCTCAAGGCTGA